The genomic region CCATGGTGTAACagatatacacatttttaaactatTGCCAACACAAAGCAGTACAGCAACTTGATTTATTATATGCAGATTTTTCTGCATTGTTGCTAAACAGTACACTGGTCCAATGTTactaaaatacttaaaaaactATACATTatgtaaacaaaacataaataagACAGCATAGTTCTTTGTACATATAGTTTAGTACAGACTGTTAGGAATTCATGAATATTTACAATTCTATACCATAGACTGCATTTTTacaatgcataaatatttttttacagaaacaaatcaaaaataaatttgacaaataaaaagaagataTATACTGTCATAAACACACTGGCAAACAGTCCATACTGTAAGATGGAACATGTGCAAAAGGCTAGATTTCTCCAAACTAAAATGTTTAATGAACTCATTGGTCATTTCTGACTTTTTACTAAAGAACTCTCCGAAAACTTCTGAGAAACtaaataaatttttcttcctcctaagCCCCACAGGTAAACAGGAAAGAACTGTAATCTTAAGTAATTTTGAGTAAATCAACTGCTTCAAACAACGTAAGAAATTATTCAATAGTTACAACTTCCAAAGTCAGAATGCCCCAAAATTTCAAAGAAGTGGCTCATTTGTGGTAAATTCAGGATGCAGCTTTGTCAGGTTTATCAAGGCAAGATGACCGAGATGCAGGGAAGACAGTGGCAGGATTTCTGCTTGTGGACACAACAACAGGAGGCAGTGATGAAGACAGGGAAGAAACTTTTGATGCTGGAGTATTTATAGCATTCAAGATGGCTCCCTCTGGACTAACCAACAGTTTTTTGATAGAAGTGTCTAAGTGAAACACTGAAGTGCTGCTTGGCAAATGAGAGTTCGGAGGATGAATGGCAGAAACCACAGAAGATGTAGCTACAACATTAACGGGAGATTTTATCACTGAAGACACAGACTGTGTCACTGCAGACAGTGGAGTACATGAGCTAGCTGGAGTACTAAGTATCTGGGGTGTTGCATGTACGATGGGTAAAGCATCTGCAGACCCAAAAGAGTTAACAATTTTTGTAGAGCTTTTCAAGGGATGTTTTGATATTTGCCAACTTAATGAATTACTTGGTGCTAGCATGACTTTCGAGGTTATTGGATTAACAATTGGTACACCTTGAGCCTCTTGACTATGGTTAATAGTTAAAGGAGCCGTCTGTTTTGTATTACAAGACAGAAGAAGAACATGGCTGCCAGTTCCAAGGCCTTGTGGTGGAACAACAAAACGAGTACCATTAATCATTATCTGAGTTCCTGGTGCCAAAGGCATACAGGTGTTAATGACTATTTTCTGCTGAATGCAAGGTTCATTCAACTGACCTCCTGCCTTGCTTGTTACAATTGGTGAAGCTGCAGACATCTGAATGGTAGAAGCGCAAGTGTGAGCATGACTTTGTTTCTCTGTACTGGGAGGCACCTGCTGGCATTGTAGGGAAGAAAAACTGGGAAAACTAGTGACTTTACCTGTATTTGGTGATGGAGGGGGCAACACACTCTGAGGCTTGTGAATACTTGCATTACTTGGCATAGCAGCTGAAACTCCTGATGATTGAAACTGAAGCAGTGCGGGCAACTGGCTTTTTGGTactggaggaggagctggaactGGTGCCAACTGAGGAACTGTATTTAACACTTTGTGCGGGGTGGCTACAGATCCAGGCAAGCTAATGACTGGAAATTGCAAAGCAGGTGCTAAGTTTTGAGAAGGTACTGTTGGTTGTGTTGTTGAAATCAGCACAGATGAAGCAAGATGTCCCGTTTTCACAGTTGATATACCCACAGTATTGCCAATATTTGATGTACACAGTCGATTACCCAGAATTGGCCTTATTCTTGAGGGATCATTTCCACCAATCAATACAGTGGGCCGTGTCCCAGAAGAAGTCCCACTTGATGTTACTGAAACAGATTCTACACATGCACTTGCTGTTGTTACTGTAAGGGCATTTTCAGCTTTTGTGGCAATACACACAGATTCATTAACCGACACAGAACTTTGACTCACAAAACTTGGAACAGGAACCAGAGTACTACTACTTGTCAACGATAGCGCCAAGCCCATGCTCGTTTTGTCTTCTCCCTTAGAAATGGCAGAGTGCAATATATTAACTGGTGGAGGTGGTTGTCCATTGCCTTTAGTATTCACAATGGTTTGACCTATATTTAGTCCAATTTTCACATCTTTTACTTGAGCAATAGTTGGTGATGAATTTATTCTTATTGGTGCTCTTACTGTAGATGGGATCAGAACCAACTGTGGTTGCTCTGTGGCACTAACAAAGGTTTTGCTTAGGGAAGAAGGAAGGTTATGTTTCAATGACTCTGCAACTACATTGGTGGTTGATGGGCCACTGGCAATTTGTGTGTTAATGAAAACCAACTTCTGAGCATTAACACCAGTGGATGCCGGAGAAGGTATAATACTGACACCTGATGCCCCACAAGGCGATAAAATAGGTGGATTTGTGACTAATGTAAGTTTCTGGACTGGAGTACCACTGATTAAATCTCCATTTGTTGCTGAATTAGACTCAGATTGTATAACAGGATTTGTTTTAGTTTTCATATCACCTTGTTTCTGCACAGAAGAATTTGGAGTTATGACAGTGTTATTTTGTCCAATGCTAGTCACGCTAATAGGACTGTTTGGAGTTGCTGACATCGAATTGCTAGCTAATGAAATGGAGGATAAAGGAGAGGACACATAGGAGGAGTTCTCTGTTACTTGACTCACAGTGCCCCCAATAGCAGGCTGCTGTAATGTGAATTTGATATTTTTCTCCATTGCCTGGGTAAAATCAGCTGGGAAAGCTGGAATGTTAACAGAAGAAGCTGTTGAGGGGGCAAATCCAGAAAGAGACAATTGTCCAATATGAGGGAGACTAGACGTGGCTGTTGCTACAGATGGAAGAGTAGAGCATGATAATGCTGTGGTTTTTGGCACAAGAAAGGCCTGAAGTTGAGGTGCGTAAGTGAAAACTGAACTAGAAGATAAACTACTAGGTGAAATCTGGTCTGGGTTTGTTCGCACTTTAACAATTCCTGTGTTTCCACCTCGTGTTGTGACCAGAATAGATTGTGATTCTCTTATACACACCGTCTTCAGCTCTTGTCTAGTTTCAAAGGAGTCAGTTGTCTGCTGTGATGCAAGACTATGACAGGCAGAAGCAGTGTTTGTAGACCCACTTAATGCTGTTGCTGATATCAAAGACTGGCTAGCTGTGGAAAGAGTAGGTGAAGTCAAAGACACAGGCAACATGGCAGTTGAAACTGTAGTCTTGTCAGTTTCAGTTTGGCTCACCTTAATTGTTGATGATAATAAGTAAGCTGCTGAAGTTACCGCAGGCAATGGTTGCGTAGTGTTCATAGGACCAGTCACTTGTGACAAGTGGGTAATATTCTTGTTAAAAATGGTACTAGGTGACTGAGTAGTAGCATTTGCAGGGCCTGTTACCAGAACAGGTGTTAAAGAAACACTAACATTTGGTATTTCTGGTAAAGTTGCGCAGTGCAGCTCAGATGATTTTTGTTGTAGTGACTGAATGTCCTTGGAcacaatttttccttccttctgctgaatAAGAAAATTCTTAGGTAAAATAAGAACTTGTTGCATGactttttctccagttttagGGTCAATCATAGGTTGCATTTGAATTTTCACAGAGCTGTTGTGAAGGTCTATTGGTACACAGTGGCCATTTGGCATTTTGTATAGCATTTGTAAAGGAGTCTTTGAACTGGTCTGGGAGGTCAATGCTGGTTTTATCAGTGATGATTCCAAAGGTGATAAAACTGGCTTTTCAGAAGTAGATACATTTATGCTTGGGGGAGGTGACAGTTGATTTGTTAAGGTCACTTTGTTCCCAGTATTCTTGGCAAGCAAGGCCTGGATAGGTTTGGTCCCTTTCAGAAAGTTTGATACTGATGTTGCAGGATCTGTCAAGGAAAACGATTCCAGAGTTGACCCTTCAAATTGTTTCAGCTCAGTCAAGAAACTATCTGGCTGCAGGCTACTTTCTGAACTCTGGACCACAGCCTCATTAGTGCTCAGCTTAGCTTTCTTCCTTGGTGAAAGCTCATTAGTGCTTTGATCCAGACAACTATTTTGCTTGGACTGTCGTTTAACACATTTGGGCAgtgtcttctgtatttctttagaaGTTGATTCTTTTTTCAGaactctgttttttcctgcagGTAAATTCATCTCTAATAGTTTCATTTCATCTGCAAGGATATTAAAACAGAAACTGTGTTTTACACATTTGCAACTGATACCTCTATATAACAATTTTACAGTGTCTAGCTAAAGGCAAAATGCTAGCTTGCAAGCGTTAAGGATATGTGGAAGGACAATGTCTCCTTCTTTAAGGGcatctggtcaaggacctttttcaatgcaaaaagggGGTAATAAGGAAAGGAGGAAgtcataaacaagaacatacagggacacaaacctgaccagCATGGAAGAcagtgaggaaaacaaaacctgGTCATTCACACTAATTGATGAAGGCATGTGAgagtgtgagaatgtttattccagcaaTGTCATCTCATCAAGGACCTGGTTAATTGGGAAACTGAGGGAAAAAGGGAGaagccagggaaaaaaagtataCAGAGACACAGATCTAACAAAACAAACATggagacaatgacaagaaacaacCTCACCAATCACACCAATTGATGGGTTATCAAGAAACTGCAGGTGCCCCTTCCAGGAAGAtcaacctggactttgcaactgatattATTATAAACCAGGGGAGATCCTGGACACTTGGCTGGGAGGGATGAAAGAATCAGTATAGCTATACAAACCCATGAAGAGATGTGCAGAGGAAGGGGGAGCTGCAAGGACAGAGCAGGAGGTCACAGCCtgtgtgcctggtgccagctgctgggggatgagtgtctgtatcttccccaaatgCAGTGTGCGTGGGGGCAGTGCATGTATTCACTGGCAAACTTCAAGCCAGACTAGCTGGTGAGCAGGGGGGTCTGGGGTCTGGACTGGCACATCAGGCGGACTTGTGAGTGTGGGGTTCCTGTGGGACAGGGGTATGAGTGCCACATGTTTCATACTGAGCATAAGGCTGGACCAGCCAGCAAGCAGGGGATGCATGAGGTGGATAGGAGGACCCAGGATGCAGGCAGGGGTGCCAGGTGGACAGAGGGGCCGTGCATTGAGGttctggcaaggttttggcagtgcGGGACTGTGGgggggcctctgtgaggagaggccaggagctgccctgtgccgggcagctggctccaaaacagaTCCATGGCACGGCTGAGCCCGTCAGCCAAGCTGGTGATGCCTCATGGaaaatgctgtgcagaagagTGTGACAcaaaggagtgaggaaaaaatataGGAGAAACAACCCTGTAGACaacaaggtcagtgaagaaggaggggaaagatgTGCTCCAGGGACTGGAATGGATTCCCCTGCAACCCGTGAacaccatggtgaagcaggttgacCCCTTTCCATGGAGgaccatgctggagaaggtatcTACACTGCAGCCTGTTGAGAACCCCATTCCACACCAGGTgaatatgccctgaaggaagctgcagcccatggagagcccacactggagcaggctcctgacaggaactgtggcttatgggggacccacactgcaGCAGTCTTATCCTGAAGGATTCTAGCCTGTGGAACgtacccacgctggagcagttaatgaaggactgtatcccatgggagggaccccacactggagcagggcaAAAGtgtgaggaaggagcagcagagacaaagtgttataaACTGACCTCAACCCCCAATCCCCATCCCCACTGTGCCACTTGacaggggaggaggtagaagaatTGGGAATGAAGTTGACCCTGGGAAGAAGGTGGAgatggggcggggggtggggaaggtgttttagttttcatctttgtttctcaccatcctactgcATTTTGGCAGTAAATCAAATTAGTTTTCCCCAAATGAGTCTGTTctgcctgtgacagtaactggtgagtgatctccctgtctgtatcttgacccatgagctttcccatcttattttctctccctgtcctgttaAAGAAGGGGAGTGACAAAGTGGTGGGGTGGgcgtctggcagccagccaaggtcaacccaccataaaTGTACATTCCAAGCAGGCCTACTATGTTATCACAGAAATAGTTAAGCACAAAAATGGCAAAAACTTGCATTAATCAGAATTTTCATCTTGGTCATGTCTGCCCTCTTCTAGTCTACATCCGTCAGACATGCATCACAAGTTATTTCAATTATTATCACAGTAGTAGTTAAGGTAAAAAGTAGGACACAAGCTCACATGGAAAAATTAAGCTCCTGAATCAACTTCATTCAGGTCCTGAATCAAGTTCAAGCTATCAAATTCCAGCAAATGCTTACCATTGTCTGGGTGATCTTTTTTGGGAACTTCCACACGTTCTGTGGACTCTGAAGATTTACCGCATACTACTGGAAAAGAATCTTTGCCAGAATCAACTTCACTTTCATCATTACTCCACAATTCTCTGGTAAATTTATCATGGTCTGGATGTCTTTTAAAGTCATCATAGTCCTTCTTCAATCTAGACCTTGAAAATAACAAAACTGACTTTAGTAAACCACACTgttgttaacatttttttaatttgtatttgctgCCACACAAAAAGTTGGTGTAGAATTAATTGCCTGTGTCCTTCAAAAAATTTCAGAGTAGCTCTGTCTGCAAGTCTCTAAAACCCAGAAATGTGAAGTGACAGTAATGTCCCTTCCCTCACCGAAACGGAATTCTATGTCATTAGGTTCTCTAACAATAGGCAAAAAGACTGAGTCAAATATGACCATCACTGTTTTACTGCAtccatcttctgtttcttccttcatcttGCATTGTGACAAATGTACCTGTATGGACTTGAGTATTAACTGTAACAAGTGTACTCTTTCCTCTGAAGGCAACCCCAACTAAAAAATTAAGTAAAGCTTGTTTTTCTTAAACGCATCATGCTTTTGGCCCAGCTATGGGACTGTAATGTAACTTTCTCCTTTAAGAAAACTTTCTTATCTCTGGGCCTCTAGAACAGCTGCCACTGTCATTTCCATAGGCTCACACTCCACTGAAGAATGTGCATATAATGGAAATACATAGCTGCTTTACTCATTTGAACACCATTCAGAAACACATCCACTTACCTTGACACTCCTAAACTGCTACATATTTCCATTGTCCCTTCTTCTAAACCATTGTTTAGATGAGATCTAGGGGGTATTTCAGTGTACAAATACAGTGAACTGCAGGATTCAGCGGCTGGTAGCCAACGCAATATCCAGGAGGATTATTTAGCAAACGAGTAAATAGATTATAGCAATTAGCACCTTGTGTGGAATAGAATCTAGCCTCTAGTCTGGATCTAACCCTTATGACAGAATAAGATCTTAAATTTacccattcttctgcattaaaaTAACAATTGTTTGCATTGAGTGCAGCAATGGCCAGCTGCTCCCTAAGAGATGGAAAGGGAGGAGCCAAGCATGATGTCACAGCTGGCAGGGCATGAGTCTCACCAGCCAGGACGCACACCATCCCACCGCCCCTGAATGAAGCAGCAGGGCAGGCCTAGGGGTGGTAACTGGGTTCAACCAAGAGCCCAGATCAATAGGCAAGTTCCTGGTGCTGAGGCAGATCTGaagtcaagctgggaagtcaatTCACAGGTTCAGGTTAGCATCAGGTCCAGTGATGGCTGCCAGGGTCAGGACCCAGTTGAATGATTTCTGGGCAGGTCCACAGTGATGACACAGGTCCAAGGTCAGTCTGAGGGTCAGTCCAGACCAGCAGgacccatggccaggcagggtaACTGCTGTAGTTAAGCTGGAAACTGGCATTCCTACAGCAGAGATTGAAGGCTGCAGAATGACCTGAAATGGGGatcctgggcccatgggcaggtGATGTGGATGGAggcccaggtgaggctggtcagggtcAGTAAGACCTAATAGTTTACTCACAGCTTTGACACTCTCACTGAGAGAAGACAACCTTGAAGTCTGTATGAAGATGTATTGTGGATGATACTTTTCAACTTTGTCATTAGGATTTTGAGCTTGAAGTCTAGGTGTGGAAGAACTATAGAAGGACTATAGTTCCCTCCTAGGGAACCACAGGAGGACACTAGGGAACCATCGCTGTACTAGAGCTTCTGGAtgggaatttcttttttccttttgaggaacTTCTGCTGTGGGGCCAGTGAAAAAAATGTGACCAGTGGGCACAAGTAACCATTCCGTTTAAACGATGCTGCTATTCAAATACCATTCAACATTATACTCTGTCATAATTTTGAAAAGACAAGAGGACCtttcagaaggaggaaaaaaaaaaaggggggcagaTTTTGATCATAAAGAGTGCTCCTACTaattaaatacagcaaaaaaggaaggaaggaaaactccAGACTTATTCCATACTGAGGTCTTGCGCAGAAGGAAGGAGCTCACCCAGCCCTTGACAACCTAGAAGGCCAACACTGTCATTCAATTAGTACATGTTAGTAGTTGGCTGACACACCCTATAGACACTGCAACTGCAGCTAGTCTTGTGCTTGTGCTGCTGTTTACACCAGCATAAGCAATCTTTATTCAATTGCTTTTTCCCGTTCACATGACACCTTTCTTCACCACTGTCACTGGTGCTACACAGCTGCCTAGCAGCTGCATAATGAATCAGACCAAGACATTGATCTAGCCTCCCCCCACCCatctctctttcctccccatgATTTGTAAAGATTGTTTTTCAGCTGGAGCTGTTCCCTGGTATATTATGTGTCTGTCCAAACAGTTATGTCATGGAAAAAGCTATGCTAGCATTGCTGAATAAACTAGGGTTACAGCCTAAAACATACATCCTGAGAAATATGAGTTAAATTAATCTCAGAAATTATTCTCCGCTCTAAGTGCATGCTTCTCTAGCTACCAGCACACAAGCTACATGCAAGACCTCATCCACCCAGTTCCAGACTAAAATTTACTCATATTAGGCACACCTCATATATAGTACTTCTACACACTTTACATGGCAGTTCCACTTCTGTATTCTATAACCACATTTAACAAACAAGAACTAATACTGGGCACCAAACCATTCCACAGGAGAATTTACATAAAGGATAAAACTGGAAACCCCATATACTGGAAACTGAAATCCTTTCTAATAGTATTACTATCTGCCACATTTCCAAAAGGAGTCTGAATTGCTACAGACAGGAAGAAAGGAACAGCTAAGGAAAATGAACAGAAACTTGACTAGAAAGGAGTAGAAAAAAGCAAATCTTGTACTTTGGTccattatttaaagcaaaatgttcAATAACATCCTAAATTTCCAAGTAAGGATTTTAATTAATGCATGATATCCATAAAATGAGCTACTAAGGAACCAACTCTTAGTAGTTCTATCTGTTTACTGTCTTTGGTGCTacggtgttttttttttaaacttagtacCTTTTAcacttttcagaattatttctgcaCCATGTAACTGTGTAAGTTGCTTCCTTCACACTCAACATTTAAGCAGCTGCCTAACTTTAGCTATCATTTGACACAGAGTTCAAGCTTCtaagacatttaaaaagcaagtaatGATATGTGGCAAAACTAAGGTATGATATAGCAACAGCTGTATGGCTAACAGACAACAACGGCACCAAGCTTCAAGACACAATGACGATACCAAGTCAATATCCAGTCTCTCCAGGATTTATAATCTGggtagcatcatagaatcatttaggttggaaaagacctttaagatcatggagtATAattgttaacctagcactgccaagtccaccattaagccatgtccctaagcaccaccaTCTACaggtctcttaaatacctccagggatggtgactcaaccacttccctgggcagcctcttccaatgcttgacaacccttttggagAAGACATTtctcctaatacccaatctaaacctcccctggcgcaacttgaggccatttcctcttgtcctatcgctagttacttgggagaagagaccaacacccacctcgctacaacctccttgcaggtagttgtagagtgcaataaggtctcccctcagcctccttttctccaggctaaacaatcccagttccctcagacactcctcataagacttgttctccagacccttcatcagcttcattgcccttctctggacacgctccagcacctcaacgtccttcttgtagtgaggggcccaaaactgaacacagtattcgaggtggggcctcaccagtgccgagtacaggggcacaatcacttccctactcctgctggccacaccatttctgatacaggccaggatgccattggccttcttggccgcctgggcacactgccggctcatgttcagccggctgtcaaccaacacccccaggtccttttccgacaggcagctttccagccactcttccccaagcctgtagcgctgcatggggttgttgtggccaaagtgcaggacccggcacttggccttgctgaagctcatacagttggcctcggcccatcgatccagcctgtccaggtccctctgcagagccttcctaccctcaagcagatcaacactcccacccaacttggtgtcatctgcaaacttactgagggtgcacttgatcccctcatccagatcattgataaagatattaaacagaactggccccagtactgagccctggggaacaccacttgtgaccggccgccaactggatttcactccattcaccacatcTCTTTGGGCTCAGCCGTCCAAccagatttttacccagcaaagagtacgtgcatccaagccatgagcagccagcttctccaggagaatgctgtgggaaacggtgtcaaagcaTCTTCACTGCTATTAATACTTGCCCTTACTAGATTTAAATCAGTCATCACTTCACTGATATTTCTCTGACACACCTCATTCCAGTTGCATTTCAAATTTACAGGGTTACAAAGACCACAAAACATTGTTTTAAGAATTGCTTTGTGAAGAATTCATTAACAACCAATTTAAGTAGCTTTAGACAGTAAGTAGTCCGACAAAGTATTCTAAGAAGCCCTGGTCTAGTTTCCTAGATACAGGTTTTCAGCATCTCTTAACCAAATAAACAGCAATACAAATCCTAGCTGGATTGTGATACAACTATTGATAGGCACACTTAAGGATTCTAGAGCATTTTAGAGGTAAAAAATATTAGGGGGTTAAACTCAACTTTATTTAGAGACAGTAAGTCTGGAACATAAAATAATTCTTCCAACTAAAGCACTGCCAGTGCCTCACTCCTCTCCtcaaagtatt from Aptenodytes patagonicus chromosome Z, bAptPat1.pri.cur, whole genome shotgun sequence harbors:
- the BRD10 gene encoding putative bromodomain-containing protein 10 isoform X3, encoding METMWEIPAIGHFLCLAQQILNLPEIVFYELERCLLMPQCNAFLSKIMTSLLSPPHRRSTLHRRPTLSYRTWEAALRQKVQHWYTVVGQTDNPNSSAEKLGLCPQFFKVLGEVNPLEEKPFHELPFYQKVWLLKGLCDFVYETQKDVQDAVLGQPIHECREVILGYDYLENAYVHFPQFCGADVRIYKQKPFQAPEFPSPPIKVKKVSRIKLEKLKHEYVSKSNGEVSSAGREELLHHSKTEVEKSMDSIVICPEKKTHLGSFRVTTEEIKINCEIKTSGVCDIKKTGYYKENLRNLISSGGIVGMGGHPSSVEIRAVENGQGCAEMARVKAEISPFKENTLKACQMHVNGTHNDNQDINYHESAKETMLENSLRNNKKLNKLRAKKKKKKKKKLKDILNENLQRRLDDLQRKRDIHLHPFKSYKSEIQNKLFIIKKKAKHKKHKSGKKSVSKKAITKKRKGVTKSTIPEFQLICTNLDELRELITKIENELKDLEDIKKKSGRWYHRKQAVKELHGTLIRLLNELLPWEPKLMKAFQRNRSRLKKDYDDFKRHPDHDKFTRELWSNDESEVDSGKDSFPVVCGKSSESTERVEVPKKDHPDNDEMKLLEMNLPAGKNRVLKKESTSKEIQKTLPKCVKRQSKQNSCLDQSTNELSPRKKAKLSTNEAVVQSSESSLQPDSFLTELKQFEGSTLESFSLTDPATSVSNFLKGTKPIQALLAKNTGNKVTLTNQLSPPPSINVSTSEKPVLSPLESSLIKPALTSQTSSKTPLQMLYKMPNGHCVPIDLHNSSVKIQMQPMIDPKTGEKVMQQVLILPKNFLIQQKEGKIVSKDIQSLQQKSSELHCATLPEIPNVSVSLTPVLVTGPANATTQSPSTIFNKNITHLSQVTGPMNTTQPLPAVTSAAYLLSSTIKVSQTETDKTTVSTAMLPVSLTSPTLSTASQSLISATALSGSTNTASACHSLASQQTTDSFETRQELKTVCIRESQSILVTTRGGNTGIVKVRTNPDQISPSSLSSSSVFTYAPQLQAFLVPKTTALSCSTLPSVATATSSLPHIGQLSLSGFAPSTASSVNIPAFPADFTQAMEKNIKFTLQQPAIGGTVSQVTENSSYVSSPLSSISLASNSMSATPNSPISVTSIGQNNTVITPNSSVQKQGDMKTKTNPVIQSESNSATNGDLISGTPVQKLTLVTNPPILSPCGASGVSIIPSPASTGVNAQKLVFINTQIASGPSTTNVVAESLKHNLPSSLSKTFVSATEQPQLVLIPSTVRAPIRINSSPTIAQVKDVKIGLNIGQTIVNTKGNGQPPPPVNILHSAISKGEDKTSMGLALSLTSSSTLVPVPSFVSQSSVSVNESVCIATKAENALTVTTASACVESVSVTSSGTSSGTRPTVLIGGNDPSRIRPILGNRLCTSNIGNTVGISTVKTGHLASSVLISTTQPTVPSQNLAPALQFPVISLPGSVATPHKVLNTVPQLAPVPAPPPVPKSQLPALLQFQSSGVSAAMPSNASIHKPQSVLPPPSPNTGKVTSFPSFSSLQCQQVPPSTEKQSHAHTCASTIQMSAASPIVTSKAGGQLNEPCIQQKIVINTCMPLAPGTQIMINGTRFVVPPQGLGTGSHVLLLSCNTKQTAPLTINHSQEAQGVPIVNPITSKVMLAPSNSLSWQISKHPLKSSTKIVNSFGSADALPIVHATPQILSTPASSCTPLSAVTQSVSSVIKSPVNVVATSSVVSAIHPPNSHLPSSTSVFHLDTSIKKLLVSPEGAILNAINTPASKVSSLSSSLPPVVVSTSRNPATVFPASRSSCLDKPDKAAS
- the BRD10 gene encoding putative bromodomain-containing protein 10 isoform X2 yields the protein MLKSRPGAGSPPGAGEALCVRGVGDMDSAEPAGGDLSADRPAASRLWCGEEEPDEEGDDAGGKSGGCSWEQSLNPELQQGYRILREFLMEKYRPLTAPFLKPLADQASIREEGAGSLSDHNSSHSFQQLPAGMWLLKMEEKFSSGQYTGIADFVGDFRLMLETCYRLHGVDHWLSKQAQKLEMMLEQKLALLSRHLREKTSIAVTSRGCYGLEDEKGTACISTRRRSTPRNLVGLSTGMFESVMVQVLRQEEQLRAKEEKRLREQERKEAEEASQKEIEEWEKSLLAQAAPTRMETMWEIPAIGHFLCLAQQILNLPEIVFYELERCLLMPQCNAFLSKIMTSLLSPPHRRSTLHRRPTLSYRTWEAALRQKVQHWYTVVGQTDNPNSSAEKLGLCPQFFKVLGEVNPLEEKPFHELPFYQKVWLLKGLCDFVYETQKDVQDAVLGQPIHECREVILGYDYLENAYVHFPQFCGADVRIYKQKPFQAPEFPSPPIKVKKVSRIKLEKLKHEYVSKSNGEVSSAGREELLHHSKTEVEKSMDSIVICPEKKTHLGSFRVTTEEIKINCEIKTSGVCDIKKTGYYKENLRNLISSGGIVGMGGHPSSVEIRAVENGQGCAEMARVKAEISPFKENTLKACQMHVNGTHNDNQDINYHESAKETMLENSLRNNKKLNKLRAKKKKKKKKKLKDILNENLQRRLDDLQRKRDIHLHPFKSYKSEIQNKLFIIKKKAKHKKHKSGKKSVSKKAITKKRKGVTKSTIPEFQLICTNLDELRELITKIENELKDLEDIKKKSGRWYHRKQAVKELHGTLIRLLNELLPWEPKLMKAFQRNRSRLKKDYDDFKRHPDHDKFTRELWSNDESEVDSGKDSFPVVCGKSSESTERVEVPKKDHPDNDEMKLLEMNLPAGKNRVLKKESTSKEIQKTLPKCVKRQSKQNSCLDQSTNELSPRKKAKLSTNEAVVQSSESSLQPDSFLTELKQFEGSTLESFSLTDPATSVSNFLKGTKPIQALLAKNTGNKVTLTNQLSPPPSINVSTSEKPVLSPLESSLIKPALTSQTSSKTPLQMLYKMPNGHCVPIDLHNSSVKIQMQPMIDPKTGEKVMQQVLILPKNFLIQQKEGKIVSKDIQSLQQKSSELHCATLPEIPNVSVSLTPVLVTGPANATTQSPSTIFNKNITHLSQVTGPMNTTQPLPAVTSAAYLLSSTIKVSQTETDKTTVSTAMLPVSLTSPTLSTASQSLISATALSGSTNTASACHSLASQQTTDSFETRQELKTVCIRESQSILVTTRGGNTGIVKVRTNPDQISPSSLSSSSVFTYAPQLQAFLVPKTTALSCSTLPSVATATSSLPHIGQLSLSGFAPSTASSVNIPAFPADFTQAMEKNIKFTLQQPAIGGTVSQVTENSSYVSSPLSSISLASNSMSATPNSPISVTSIGQNNTVITPNSSVQKQGDMKTKTNPVIQSESNSATNGDLISGTPVQKLTLVTNPPILSPCGASGVSIIPSPASTGVNAQKLVFINTQIASGPSTTNVVAESLKHNLPSSLSKTFVSATEQPQLVLIPSTVRAPIRINSSPTIAQVKDVKIGLNIGQTIVNTKGNGQPPPPVNILHSAISKGEDKTSMGLALSLTSSSTLVPVPSFVSQSSVSVNESVCIATKAENALTVTTASACVESVSVTSSGTSSGTRPTVLIGGNDPSRIRPILGNRLCTSNIGNTVGISTVKTGHLASSVLISTTQPTVPSQNLAPALQFPVISLPGSVATPHKVLNTVPQLAPVPAPPPVPKSQLPALLQFQSSGVSAAMPSNASIHKPQSVLPPPSPNTGKVTSFPSFSSLQCQQVPPSTEKQSHAHTCASTIQMSAASPIVTSKAGGQLNEPCIQQKIVINTCMPLAPGTQIMINGTRFVVPPQGLGTGSHVLLLSCNTKQTAPLTINHSQEAQGVPIVNPITSKVMLAPSNSLSWQISKHPLKSSTKIVNSFGSADALPIVHATPQILSTPASSCTPLSAVTQSVSSVIKSPVNVVATSSVVSAIHPPNSHLPSSTSVFHLDTSIKKLLVSPEGAILNAINTPASKVSSLSSSLPPVVVSTSRNPATVFPASRSSCLDKPDKAAS